A portion of the Chryseobacterium tructae genome contains these proteins:
- a CDS encoding TlpA family protein disulfide reductase, which yields MKKIILSTLILTALYSCKKEATKTEDNTVADSLTVTQNTADQPATYVPKELSPENVTQHLAKNNDTLYVTNFFATWCGPCIKEIPSFKNKMQELKDKPVKFTFVNLDDKADWDSAVKNFVMENNLGANVILLDGQKLDQNFFSNNFKQWDGGSIPFTFMRKGSQTDEYLGMMTEEVLNSKINTFLK from the coding sequence ATGAAGAAGATAATTTTATCCACGTTGATTCTGACTGCTCTTTACAGCTGTAAAAAAGAAGCAACAAAAACAGAAGACAACACTGTTGCCGATTCACTTACTGTAACTCAAAATACAGCAGATCAACCAGCTACATATGTTCCCAAAGAGCTTTCTCCTGAGAATGTCACCCAACATCTGGCTAAAAATAACGATACATTATATGTTACTAATTTCTTTGCAACATGGTGTGGCCCTTGTATCAAGGAAATCCCAAGTTTTAAAAATAAAATGCAGGAACTAAAAGACAAACCTGTAAAATTTACCTTTGTCAATCTTGATGATAAAGCAGACTGGGATAGTGCCGTGAAAAACTTTGTAATGGAAAATAATCTTGGTGCCAATGTTATTTTACTGGATGGACAAAAATTAGATCAAAATTTCTTTTCCAACAACTTCAAACAATGGGATGGGGGTTCAATTCCTTTTACCTTTATGAGAAAAGGAAGCCAGACGGATGAGTATCTGGGAATGATGACCGAAGAGGTATTAAACTCTAAAATCAATACTTTTCTAAAATAA
- a CDS encoding iron ABC transporter permease, with translation MSKRFKVLCLLLAIAIIGGAIVNLNTGFLSLSLQDFFQDSAQSQIAEIRINRVLVMLLAGISIPTSGFLMQEYFQNPLAGPDILGITSVASLSVAFYIFFSHNILLPEFLQNSFLSLSAIGGSLFLMLILLSMSNKFQDKSYLIIFGFLVSAFAGAIVSLLQFYAENQSLKNYILWSFGANNMVTRNQIYVLSILVFIGLFFCFKSIKPLIGNSLGTSYAQSLGVNLKHLKLLIIIASSLLSASITAFLGPILFIGIIVPHFCRLIYNPSKLWQQWILNMFLGMLVMLFFSVIAEKTQIPLNVISSVFGIPVILLMLLKQNKV, from the coding sequence ATGTCAAAAAGATTTAAGGTCCTGTGTTTGTTGTTGGCCATTGCAATTATTGGAGGCGCAATTGTTAATCTAAACACAGGATTTTTGAGCTTAAGTCTTCAGGATTTCTTCCAGGATTCTGCTCAAAGTCAAATTGCTGAAATCCGTATTAACAGGGTTCTTGTTATGCTGTTGGCTGGAATTTCAATTCCAACTTCAGGTTTTCTAATGCAGGAATATTTCCAAAACCCATTAGCCGGGCCTGATATTCTGGGCATCACTTCTGTTGCCAGTTTATCAGTTGCATTCTATATTTTCTTTTCCCATAACATTTTGCTTCCGGAATTTCTGCAAAACAGTTTTCTTAGTTTATCTGCTATTGGAGGGAGTTTATTCCTGATGCTGATCCTGCTATCCATGTCCAATAAATTTCAAGACAAATCTTATCTTATTATTTTTGGGTTTTTGGTATCTGCATTTGCCGGAGCTATTGTCTCCTTATTGCAGTTCTATGCTGAAAACCAAAGCCTGAAAAACTACATTTTATGGTCGTTTGGTGCGAATAACATGGTCACCAGAAATCAAATCTATGTTTTATCTATTTTGGTATTCATAGGATTGTTTTTTTGTTTTAAATCGATAAAGCCATTAATAGGAAATTCATTGGGAACTTCGTATGCACAGAGTTTAGGAGTTAATCTGAAGCATTTAAAGCTTTTAATAATCATTGCCTCTTCCCTACTTTCTGCCTCTATCACAGCTTTTTTAGGCCCCATTCTATTTATAGGAATTATTGTGCCTCACTTTTGTCGATTGATCTATAATCCTTCAAAATTATGGCAACAATGGATATTGAATATGTTTCTAGGAATGCTGGTTATGTTGTTCTTCTCAGTAATTGCAGAGAAAACACAGATCCCGTTGAATGTAATAAGTTCTGTATTCGGAATTCCTGTGATCCTATTGATGCTTTTGAAACAGAATAAAGTATAA
- a CDS encoding GxxExxY protein: protein MTENEISKIVFETGLKIHKKLGAGLFEHVYEECMFYELTKSGFAIERQKLLPIIYEELRIENAFRLDIIIENKVILEIKTVDNIHLVHKAQLLTYLKMTDCKLGLLLNFQSDIFKNGVTRIVNNL from the coding sequence ATGACAGAAAATGAGATATCAAAAATTGTTTTTGAAACAGGTCTAAAAATTCATAAAAAATTAGGAGCCGGATTATTTGAACATGTATATGAAGAATGTATGTTCTATGAATTAACAAAATCAGGGTTCGCCATAGAAAGGCAAAAGCTACTTCCTATTATTTATGAAGAATTAAGAATTGAAAATGCTTTCAGGCTCGATATAATTATAGAAAACAAAGTTATCTTAGAAATAAAAACAGTAGACAATATTCATCTTGTTCATAAAGCTCAGCTTCTAACTTATTTAAAAATGACTGATTGTAAACTAGGTTTATTACTCAATTTTCAATCTGATATTTTCAAAAATGGAGTAACAAGAATCGTAAATAATCTATAG
- a CDS encoding ABC transporter ATP-binding protein has translation MHLQIKQANIGYNKTLISNANADLKLGDVCLLIGNNGVGKTTLIKSILHQISLLDGDIFINKKNVKKLSVKEIAENIAIVFSKSVIPQHYTVEDLISLGKYIYYPFYFELKKEDREEVAHIIEELDLGEYRYTLLKNLSDGNLQKAFIGRAITQNSSVIILDEPTTHLDEKNKIIILKTLRRLAKEQNKLILFSSHDWRLAKEFADKIWYVKDRQLHTGIVEDILLQHNELTNASLFQVNESFIPPHISAPQVHKEMLYSLLQKNFSKDLSFLNFEFQDNFWVITNDSQKQECESFEEIINFVGNIY, from the coding sequence ATGCATCTACAGATCAAACAAGCCAATATCGGGTATAATAAAACATTAATTTCAAATGCTAATGCAGATTTGAAGCTTGGTGATGTATGCTTATTGATTGGAAATAATGGAGTTGGAAAAACAACGTTAATCAAATCTATTCTTCATCAGATTTCTTTATTAGATGGAGACATATTTATTAATAAGAAGAATGTTAAAAAACTTTCTGTAAAAGAAATTGCAGAGAATATTGCGATTGTCTTTTCAAAATCGGTTATCCCGCAACATTACACTGTTGAGGATCTTATTTCATTAGGAAAATATATCTACTACCCTTTTTATTTTGAATTAAAAAAGGAAGATCGTGAAGAGGTCGCTCATATCATTGAAGAACTGGATCTTGGCGAATACAGATATACACTCCTTAAAAATCTTTCGGATGGAAACCTTCAGAAAGCATTTATCGGGCGTGCCATTACCCAAAACTCATCTGTTATTATTCTGGATGAGCCCACTACTCATTTGGATGAAAAAAATAAAATTATTATCCTCAAAACTCTAAGAAGACTCGCAAAAGAACAGAATAAACTTATCCTTTTTTCTTCCCATGACTGGCGGTTAGCTAAAGAATTTGCGGATAAAATATGGTATGTAAAAGATAGACAGCTTCATACCGGAATTGTAGAAGATATCTTGCTTCAGCATAACGAACTTACCAATGCTTCTTTATTTCAAGTAAACGAGAGTTTTATTCCGCCACATATTTCTGCACCACAGGTTCATAAAGAAATGCTCTATTCTTTGCTTCAAAAAAACTTCTCAAAAGACCTTTCTTTCTTAAATTTTGAATTTCAGGACAACTTTTGGGTAATTACTAATGATTCCCAGAAACAAGAATGTGAATCTTTTGAAGAAATCATAAATTTCGTCGGAAACATTTACTAA
- a CDS encoding MarR family winged helix-turn-helix transcriptional regulator, with amino-acid sequence MDNNKEKIENVDLILKQTWLAVSKMYTELAQEHDSTAVQALTLLKIDPKEGTRSTNLGPKMAIEPTSLTRIIKLLEDNGYIYKEKTTTDKREVIIKLTDKGLNSRNMSKEVVVSFNKRVMEKITPEKIDTFKEVMTEIMKIANELLNNRK; translated from the coding sequence ATGGATAATAATAAGGAAAAAATAGAAAACGTAGACTTAATTTTAAAACAGACCTGGTTGGCTGTTTCTAAAATGTACACAGAATTGGCTCAGGAACATGATTCCACAGCAGTACAAGCACTTACTCTTCTTAAAATTGATCCCAAAGAAGGTACGCGAAGTACAAATCTTGGACCTAAAATGGCCATAGAACCCACTTCCCTAACGAGAATCATTAAACTTCTGGAAGACAATGGATATATCTATAAGGAAAAAACCACTACTGATAAAAGAGAAGTGATTATTAAACTTACTGATAAAGGATTAAACTCCAGAAATATGTCTAAGGAAGTTGTTGTCAGCTTTAATAAAAGGGTAATGGAAAAAATTACTCCCGAAAAGATAGATACTTTTAAGGAAGTGATGACTGAAATCATGAAAATTGCCAATGAACTTCTCAATAACAGAAAATAA
- a CDS encoding 3-hydroxyacyl-CoA dehydrogenase/enoyl-CoA hydratase family protein, whose translation MKRRIKHVTVLGSGIMGSGIAAHFANIGVEVSLLDIVPFELTEAEQKKGLTKEDKAVRNRIATENFEKLKKASPALLYTPKFADRIKVGNFDDDLPKIKNTDWIIEVVVERLDIKKSVYEKIEQFRKPGTLISSNTSGIPIHFLTEGRSEDFKKYFAGTHFFNPVRYLPLLEIIPTNDTAPEIIDFYMNYGAKFLGKTTVLAKDTPAFIANRIGVFSMMDLLHNVQKLGLTVSDVDKLTGPVIGRPKSATFRTADVVGLDTLVMVANGVRQSGAEANDFNDVFALPAYIQKMMDNKWLGSKTEQGFYKKVKNAEGKSEIHGLNLDTLEYELQGKSSFPTLELTKSIDKPIDRFKVLIGGKDKAGELYRKSLGALFAYVSHKVPEISDEVYKIDDAMRAGFGWENGPFEIWDAVGVQKGIELAQDAGYQVSDWVKNVETFYKVNDEGQSIYVDKNSGEYNKIPGQDAFIILDNIRKNKTLWSNSGSAILDLGDGIINFEIRSKMNSLGGEVLDGLNRAIDLAEKEYDGLVVGNQGANFSVGANLAMILMMAIEQDWDDLNMAIAYFQKSMMRVRYSSIPVVVAPHGMTLGGGCEMTMHADRVVAAAETYIGLVETGVGVIPGGGGTKELALRTSREFHSDDVKNNRLRDAFMNIAMGKVATSAYEAYDMGILEKGKDIVSVSKNRQIAEAKKVAKLLAEQGYTQPIEQKVKVLGRDALGMFYVGTDQMLTGKYISEHDKKIADKLANVMVGGNLSEPTVVTEQYLLNLERETFLQLCGERKTLERIQYMLQNGKPLRN comes from the coding sequence ATGAAAAGAAGAATCAAACATGTAACGGTTCTTGGTTCAGGAATTATGGGTAGCGGTATCGCAGCTCACTTCGCCAATATTGGTGTGGAGGTGTCACTATTAGATATTGTTCCCTTTGAACTAACTGAAGCTGAACAGAAAAAAGGTTTGACTAAAGAAGATAAGGCAGTAAGGAACAGAATTGCTACCGAAAACTTCGAAAAACTGAAAAAAGCAAGCCCTGCACTTCTTTACACGCCAAAGTTTGCAGATAGAATCAAAGTTGGAAATTTCGACGATGATTTACCAAAAATAAAAAATACAGACTGGATCATTGAAGTAGTAGTGGAAAGGCTAGACATCAAAAAGTCTGTTTACGAAAAAATAGAACAGTTCAGAAAACCGGGAACATTAATTTCTTCCAATACTTCAGGGATTCCAATTCACTTCCTGACAGAAGGAAGAAGTGAAGATTTTAAAAAATATTTTGCAGGAACTCACTTCTTTAACCCGGTGAGATATCTTCCTCTTCTTGAAATCATCCCAACGAACGATACAGCTCCTGAAATCATAGACTTCTATATGAACTATGGTGCTAAATTCTTAGGGAAGACTACCGTTTTAGCTAAAGATACTCCAGCATTTATCGCCAACAGAATTGGTGTATTTTCTATGATGGATCTTCTTCATAATGTACAAAAATTAGGACTTACCGTTTCTGATGTTGATAAATTAACGGGTCCGGTAATCGGTCGTCCAAAATCGGCAACATTCAGAACTGCAGATGTTGTAGGTCTTGATACTTTGGTAATGGTAGCCAATGGCGTTCGTCAAAGTGGTGCTGAAGCCAATGATTTTAATGATGTATTTGCTCTTCCTGCCTATATCCAGAAAATGATGGATAATAAATGGTTAGGTTCTAAGACCGAGCAAGGATTCTATAAAAAAGTGAAAAATGCAGAAGGTAAATCTGAAATTCACGGATTAAACCTTGATACTTTAGAATATGAACTTCAAGGAAAATCTTCATTCCCTACTTTAGAATTAACAAAATCCATCGATAAGCCAATTGACAGATTCAAGGTGTTAATCGGAGGTAAAGATAAAGCGGGTGAACTATACAGAAAATCATTAGGGGCACTCTTCGCTTATGTTTCTCATAAAGTTCCTGAAATTTCTGATGAAGTTTACAAAATAGATGACGCTATGAGAGCTGGTTTCGGATGGGAAAATGGTCCATTTGAGATCTGGGACGCTGTTGGGGTTCAAAAAGGTATTGAATTAGCTCAGGATGCAGGATATCAGGTTTCTGATTGGGTTAAAAATGTAGAGACGTTCTATAAAGTTAATGACGAAGGACAAAGCATCTATGTAGATAAGAACTCAGGAGAATACAACAAAATTCCGGGTCAGGATGCCTTTATTATCCTAGATAACATCAGAAAAAACAAAACTCTTTGGAGCAATTCAGGTTCAGCAATTCTTGATTTAGGCGATGGGATCATCAACTTCGAGATCCGTTCCAAAATGAACTCCCTTGGTGGCGAAGTTTTAGATGGATTAAACAGAGCTATTGATTTAGCAGAAAAAGAATATGACGGATTAGTAGTAGGAAACCAAGGAGCTAACTTCTCTGTAGGCGCTAACCTTGCTATGATTCTTATGATGGCTATTGAGCAAGACTGGGATGATTTGAATATGGCGATTGCTTATTTCCAAAAATCTATGATGAGAGTACGTTACTCCTCTATTCCTGTAGTTGTTGCTCCTCACGGAATGACCTTAGGTGGTGGATGCGAAATGACAATGCACGCAGACAGAGTGGTTGCAGCAGCAGAAACTTATATCGGACTGGTAGAAACCGGAGTGGGTGTAATCCCTGGTGGTGGTGGTACTAAAGAACTTGCTTTAAGAACTTCCAGAGAATTCCACAGTGACGATGTTAAAAATAACAGACTTCGTGACGCTTTCATGAACATTGCTATGGGTAAAGTAGCTACTTCAGCATATGAAGCTTATGATATGGGAATCCTTGAAAAAGGAAAAGATATTGTTTCCGTAAGCAAAAATAGACAGATTGCTGAAGCTAAAAAAGTAGCAAAACTATTGGCAGAACAAGGCTATACTCAACCTATCGAACAAAAAGTAAAAGTTTTGGGTAGAGATGCATTAGGAATGTTCTACGTAGGAACAGACCAGATGTTAACAGGAAAATATATTTCTGAACACGACAAGAAAATTGCTGACAAATTAGCCAACGTAATGGTAGGTGGAAACTTATCTGAACCAACAGTGGTAACTGAACAGTATCTATTGAACCTTGAAAGAGAAACATTCCTTCAGCTTTGTGGTGAAAGAAAAACTTTAGAGAGAATTCAGTATATGTTACAAAATGGAAAGCCATTAAGAAACTAA
- the tnpA gene encoding IS200/IS605 family transposase gives MANTYTQIYIQIVFAVKGRQNLISKENREELHKLITGIVSNRNQRLFAVFAMPDHVHILVSMNPTLSVSDLVRDIKAGSSKFINEKGWINGKFNWQEGYGAFSYSKSSVDSVVKYILNQEEHHTKKTFREEYLDLMSKFEIEYDPKYLFEWIED, from the coding sequence ATGGCCAATACCTATACACAAATTTATATTCAAATTGTTTTTGCTGTAAAAGGAAGACAAAATCTGATTTCAAAAGAAAACAGAGAAGAATTACATAAATTGATTACAGGTATCGTTTCCAATAGAAATCAAAGATTATTCGCGGTTTTTGCAATGCCTGACCATGTTCATATTCTCGTAAGTATGAATCCGACGCTATCAGTTTCAGATTTAGTAAGAGATATTAAAGCAGGGTCTTCAAAATTCATCAATGAAAAAGGATGGATAAATGGGAAATTCAATTGGCAGGAAGGATACGGTGCTTTCTCTTATTCTAAAAGTAGTGTTGATTCGGTGGTGAAATATATTTTAAACCAGGAGGAACATCATACAAAGAAAACTTTTAGAGAAGAATATCTGGATTTGATGTCAAAATTTGAAATTGAATATGATCCAAAATATTTATTTGAATGGATTGAAGATTAA
- a CDS encoding acetyl-CoA C-acyltransferase, whose amino-acid sequence MKTAYIVKGFRSAVGKAPKGSLRFTRPDVMAATVIEKLMAELPQLDKNRIDDLIVGNAMPEAEQGLNVARLISLMGLNTDKVPGVTVNRYCASGSEAIAIASAKIQAGMADCIIAGGTESMSYIPMGGYKPVPETDIAKTNPDYYWGMGYTAEEVAKQYNITREEQDQFAFESHMKALKANQEGKFANQIVPIPVEYNFLDENQKIQTKKFDFSVDEGPRADTSLAGLAKLRPVFANGGSVTAGNSSQMSDGAAFVMVMSEEMVKELGLEPEARLVAYAAAGLEPRIMGMGPIYAIPKALKQAGLELKDIDLIELNEAFASQSVAIKKELGLNPDILNVNGGAIALGHPLGCTGTKLTVQLLDEMRRRGNKYGMVSMCVGTGQGAASIFELL is encoded by the coding sequence ATGAAAACAGCATACATCGTAAAAGGATTCAGATCAGCAGTAGGAAAAGCACCAAAAGGTTCTCTACGCTTTACTCGTCCTGACGTAATGGCAGCTACCGTTATTGAAAAATTAATGGCTGAGCTACCACAATTAGATAAAAACAGAATTGATGACCTTATCGTAGGAAATGCGATGCCTGAGGCAGAGCAAGGATTAAACGTGGCTCGTTTGATCTCCCTAATGGGTCTAAATACAGATAAAGTTCCTGGAGTAACTGTCAACAGATACTGTGCATCAGGAAGTGAAGCGATTGCGATTGCTTCTGCAAAAATTCAGGCAGGAATGGCTGACTGCATCATCGCTGGAGGTACAGAATCTATGTCTTACATTCCGATGGGTGGTTACAAGCCGGTTCCTGAAACGGATATCGCTAAAACAAATCCTGATTATTATTGGGGAATGGGCTACACTGCTGAAGAGGTAGCAAAACAATATAATATTACAAGAGAAGAACAGGATCAGTTTGCATTTGAATCTCATATGAAAGCCCTGAAAGCGAATCAGGAAGGTAAATTTGCCAATCAGATTGTTCCGATTCCGGTAGAATATAACTTCCTTGATGAAAATCAAAAGATTCAAACCAAGAAATTCGATTTCTCTGTGGATGAAGGCCCAAGAGCAGATACGTCTTTAGCTGGATTAGCTAAACTTAGACCTGTTTTCGCCAACGGAGGAAGTGTAACTGCAGGAAACTCTTCTCAAATGAGTGACGGTGCCGCTTTTGTAATGGTTATGAGCGAAGAAATGGTAAAAGAATTAGGTCTTGAACCCGAAGCAAGATTAGTAGCCTATGCTGCTGCAGGTCTTGAGCCAAGAATTATGGGGATGGGACCAATTTATGCAATTCCAAAAGCGCTTAAACAAGCTGGTCTTGAATTAAAAGACATTGACCTGATTGAATTAAATGAAGCTTTTGCCTCTCAATCAGTGGCTATCAAAAAAGAACTAGGTTTAAATCCGGATATCTTAAACGTAAACGGAGGTGCTATTGCTCTCGGTCACCCATTGGGATGTACAGGAACGAAACTAACAGTTCAGCTTCTTGACGAAATGAGAAGACGTGGGAACAAGTATGGTATGGTTTCTATGTGCGTAGGAACTGGACAGGGAGCAGCTTCAATTTTTGAACTACTGTAA
- a CDS encoding four helix bundle protein, with amino-acid sequence MSDFKRHNFKKLKIWQLALELSKNVLDLSDTFPTYEKYGLKSQMDRCAISIPSNIAEGSSRTNKSFSHFLDISLGSSFELQTQILLANHRNYLSDEKSEIFEIRIEEFQKATMVFQNTLNKD; translated from the coding sequence ATGAGTGATTTTAAAAGACACAATTTCAAAAAACTTAAAATTTGGCAATTGGCTTTGGAATTATCAAAAAATGTATTAGATCTGTCAGATACTTTTCCAACTTATGAAAAATATGGTTTAAAAAGTCAAATGGACAGATGTGCAATTTCAATTCCATCAAATATTGCTGAAGGTTCAAGTAGAACAAATAAGTCTTTTAGTCATTTTTTGGATATTTCTTTAGGCTCATCATTTGAATTACAAACACAAATATTGTTAGCCAATCACAGAAACTATTTATCTGATGAAAAAAGTGAAATCTTTGAAATCAGAATTGAAGAATTTCAAAAAGCAACAATGGTGTTTCAGAATACTTTAAATAAAGACTAA
- a CDS encoding YegP family protein translates to MGKFIISKRTNGEFQFNLKAGNGQVILTSQGYSTKPSCENGISSVKTNAQEDAKFERNTARDGRCYFNLKAGNGQIIGTSQMYESDNGMENGIESVKNNAPNASVEDETNF, encoded by the coding sequence ATGGGAAAATTTATTATTTCTAAAAGAACCAACGGCGAGTTTCAGTTCAATCTTAAAGCTGGAAACGGCCAAGTCATTTTAACAAGTCAAGGATACAGTACAAAACCCTCTTGTGAGAACGGAATCAGTTCTGTAAAAACCAATGCTCAGGAAGATGCCAAATTTGAAAGAAATACTGCCCGGGATGGCAGATGTTATTTTAATCTTAAAGCCGGAAACGGACAAATTATTGGAACCAGCCAGATGTACGAATCTGATAACGGGATGGAAAACGGAATAGAATCCGTAAAAAACAATGCTCCCAATGCTTCTGTGGAGGATGAAACAAATTTCTAA
- a CDS encoding phosphohydrolase: MTKEELLNKAIKIADKAHKGQTDKYHAPYIGHVMRVMEYGKTIDEKIVGVLHDVVEDHPVEFSLDYLRAEGFPEYIIFAISCLTKFDPEEDYDDFIKRTERSLLAVAVKINDLRDNMDLRRVNRELTPKDIKRFNKYLKAYRYLIEKY, encoded by the coding sequence ATGACAAAGGAAGAATTACTCAACAAAGCTATAAAGATTGCCGATAAGGCTCATAAAGGACAAACTGATAAATACCACGCTCCTTACATAGGACATGTTATGCGTGTCATGGAATATGGTAAAACCATTGATGAAAAAATCGTTGGTGTACTTCATGATGTTGTTGAAGATCATCCCGTAGAATTCAGTCTGGATTATTTAAGAGCTGAAGGATTTCCTGAATACATTATTTTTGCCATCAGCTGCCTTACCAAATTCGATCCGGAAGAAGACTATGATGATTTCATTAAAAGAACGGAAAGATCCCTTCTTGCGGTTGCTGTAAAAATTAATGACCTTCGTGACAATATGGATCTTAGAAGAGTAAACCGAGAGCTTACTCCCAAGGATATCAAAAGATTTAATAAATATCTTAAAGCTTATCGTTATCTGATCGAGAAATATTAA
- a CDS encoding M48 family metallopeptidase, protein MTNNLPKISHAYQSKLTSAIISVSVFFLIYLLLTLTSLLLVFLLGYGAIQLLRIKVNYFTIFGAVGLFSIGIFVFIFLIRFIFRKNNYNTQHLIEVTRSHQPELFNMIDDIVRETKAQAPKKVFLSPEVNASVSYNSIFWSMFLPVKKNLTIGMGLINTTSTGELRTVLAHEFGHFSQRSMKVGGYVNQAEKIIFETVYNNKDYENFIIEFSGGNVFFKIFGLISVGFINVFQYILKSISNFLFKNHASLQREMEYHADAISTFVTNPDEQVSSLLRLELSDAALNYALSFYIESNQKYRPKNLYENQTSLMKVFSERNNHPYVNGLPKIDIEDLTRYNKSRIEIEDQWASHPDIAKRVERIKENPTQNTNKDHKPAGEIIKGYENICEALTSKYLTLLNIKNVGEVIDGKLFTTLYLENNNYQNLISRFNGYYERHNPILENLETIITNSKHEHESDMFSDKKVSLVYEKSGIEQDLQILKYLVSQPKEIKTFRYNGTLHKTKDAGSIIPQLEKELTHVKTELLENDKSIFQYYYRRCSDEQQMNLIGTYKKMAAIDKEFDEFQESLNDFIGYLQFMGITLPFEEIRMHRAKLLKAEKPFKQKIRSLLEESAYKELLTTEENDLLQQFVNAEYIYFNNDRYLQNEVDSVALLIEKYQALLTTYYLNTKQELLNLQSDLDKAS, encoded by the coding sequence ATGACTAATAACCTGCCCAAAATTTCACATGCTTATCAATCTAAGCTGACTTCTGCTATTATATCAGTTTCAGTCTTTTTTTTGATTTATTTACTACTTACCCTAACTTCTCTCCTATTGGTTTTCCTATTAGGCTATGGTGCTATTCAGCTATTGAGGATTAAGGTCAATTATTTTACGATTTTTGGAGCTGTAGGATTATTTAGCATAGGAATTTTTGTATTTATCTTTCTTATCAGATTTATTTTCAGAAAAAATAATTACAATACACAGCACCTGATAGAAGTAACACGTTCCCATCAGCCCGAACTTTTTAACATGATTGACGACATTGTGAGGGAAACAAAAGCTCAGGCTCCTAAGAAAGTTTTTCTTTCGCCAGAGGTAAATGCCAGTGTAAGCTATAATTCTATTTTCTGGAGCATGTTTCTGCCTGTAAAGAAAAACCTTACTATAGGTATGGGGCTTATTAATACAACAAGTACCGGAGAATTGAGAACAGTTTTAGCTCACGAGTTTGGTCATTTTTCCCAAAGAAGTATGAAAGTTGGTGGCTATGTAAATCAAGCTGAAAAAATTATTTTTGAAACCGTTTACAATAATAAAGATTATGAAAATTTCATTATAGAGTTTTCAGGAGGCAATGTATTCTTTAAAATTTTCGGTCTTATTTCTGTAGGCTTCATCAATGTATTTCAATATATTCTTAAAAGCATTTCAAATTTTCTTTTTAAAAATCACGCTTCTCTGCAAAGGGAAATGGAATATCATGCCGATGCTATTTCAACTTTCGTTACAAACCCGGATGAGCAGGTCTCCTCTTTATTACGATTAGAATTAAGTGATGCTGCACTCAATTATGCACTCAGTTTCTATATTGAAAGCAATCAGAAATATCGTCCTAAAAATCTTTATGAAAACCAAACTTCTTTAATGAAAGTTTTCAGCGAAAGAAATAATCACCCTTATGTAAACGGACTTCCAAAGATAGATATTGAAGATTTGACCCGATATAACAAATCCAGAATTGAAATTGAAGACCAATGGGCATCCCATCCTGATATCGCCAAAAGAGTTGAAAGGATCAAAGAGAATCCAACCCAGAATACAAACAAAGATCACAAACCTGCCGGAGAAATAATAAAAGGGTATGAAAATATATGCGAAGCCTTAACCTCAAAATACCTCACATTATTAAATATTAAAAATGTTGGAGAAGTTATTGATGGCAAATTATTCACAACACTCTATCTGGAAAACAATAATTATCAGAATCTGATCTCTCGTTTTAATGGCTATTATGAAAGACATAATCCTATTTTAGAGAATCTTGAAACGATTATTACGAATTCAAAGCATGAACATGAATCTGATATGTTCAGTGATAAAAAAGTTTCTCTTGTGTATGAAAAATCAGGGATAGAGCAAGACCTTCAAATCTTAAAGTACTTAGTTTCTCAACCAAAAGAAATAAAAACATTCAGATATAATGGCACTTTACACAAAACAAAAGATGCCGGAAGCATTATCCCGCAACTTGAAAAAGAGCTTACCCATGTAAAAACTGAACTTCTTGAAAACGATAAATCCATTTTCCAATATTACTACCGGCGATGCAGCGATGAACAGCAAATGAATCTCATAGGTACATACAAAAAAATGGCGGCAATAGACAAAGAATTTGATGAATTTCAGGAAAGTCTTAATGACTTTATCGGATACTTACAGTTTATGGGCATTACTTTACCTTTTGAAGAAATCCGAATGCACAGAGCAAAGCTTTTGAAGGCAGAAAAGCCTTTTAAACAAAAGATAAGAAGCCTTCTTGAAGAATCAGCGTACAAAGAATTGCTGACAACTGAAGAAAATGATCTTCTTCAGCAATTTGTAAATGCTGAGTATATCTATTTCAATAATGACCGATATCTTCAGAATGAAGTGGATTCAGTAGCATTATTGATTGAAAAATATCAGGCTCTTTTAACGACTTATTACCTTAATACAAAACAGGAACTATTAAATTTACAGTCAGACTTAGACAAAGCATCTTAA